The genomic window CTTCCGACCGTGCTGCGGCGCATTCCCGGCATGGAAATCATTCAGATGAGCGGCGCCGACTTCAACGTCAGCGTCCGAGGGGACAATCAGTTGCTGGCCAATAAGCTGCTGGTCCTGGTCGACGGTCGCTCCATCTATATCGACGCGCAGGGCACGACCTTTCTGAAAATGCTGCCCGTGACATTACCGGAGATCAAACGGATCGAGGTCCTGAAGGGTCCAGCCTCCTCCATCTATGGATTCAATGCGTTCGACGGCATCATCAACATCATCACGAAATCTCCGGAAGAGATGAAGGGCACGACCATGCAGATCGGCGGTGGAGAGTTCGGCACGCTGACCGGCTCGGCCATTCATGCCGGCCGGGCCGGAAAATGGAATTATCGCCTTTCCGCGGGAGAGGAGCAAAATCAACAATGGCGGAATCGGGATGCGCTCGCCTTTCGAACCTATAAATTCAACGCCCACACGGAGTACGCGCTGACATCGGACTCGACACTCAAGGTGTCAGGCGGATTTCTTGATAACAACCGATTTGACGGACCCACCTTCCGCGGCGCCGTCGTTCTGAACTCCCAGTTCGTACTTCCCTACGCCAACATCGTCTACGAACGCCCCGATTTTTTTGTCCGCGCCTATTGGAACCAGTTCAATGCACTGTCCGATATATTGACCGACCCTCTGCTGGCTGCGTTTCTCCGCACGACCGACAAAAACGGCGGCACGCGCTTGGACTTTCTCGGGAATACCTACAACCTTGAGGCCCAGCATACCCTGGAATGGGGTGGACATCGACTGATCTACGGCCTCAACTACCGACTCAATACATTTTCAGGAAACAGCATCACGGGCGCGAGTCAGGAGAACCGCCTCGGTATGTATGTACAGGATGAGTGGAAAGTCACCGACCGGTTCACTGTGGTGGCCGGCGCCCGCTACGATCTCCATACGGAGATTAATCCCACGATCAGCCCGAGAGCATCGTTATTGTATCAACTGACTCCTGCCCACACTTTGCGGGCCTCCGTGTCGATGGGTTATCGTCCACCCGCGCTCTTCGACACTCACGAGGACTTACGAGTACAGTTTCTTCCTCCGTCGGGAGTCACAGCCAACGTGCCGGTCCGCGGCTCGCATAATTTGCACCCGGAACAAATCATCGCCTATGACATTGGGTATCAAGGCTGGTACTTCAACCACCGTGTAAGATTACGGACCGATCTCTTTCTGAATCACATTTCCGACCTCATCGATACCGGCGGGAACCCTCTGACCGGGTTCAACAATTCCAACGTCGGGGAGGCGGACATCTTCGGCGGGGAGGCCGGCGTTGAGTGTATGGCAACGAGTTGGCTCAGCGGTTACGCCAACTATACGTACCAGGAGGTCACCCAACGGGGAGCCGATCGCGGCGCCCCTCGCTTTAAAATCAACGCCGGCGCGCGCGGCCTGTGGGAAAACGGCCTCAGCGCCGAGATCAACTATTTTCACGTGGGCTCGGCTACTTACCCGATCGAAGGATTCTACTCGCTTTCACCCACGCCCCCGAACGAGCGGGTGCGGAGCTATGATTTGTTGAACCTACGGGCAGCCTATCGTTTCTGGCAACAACCGGCTGCGGCGGGATACCTGCGGGACGCTGAAGTCGCGGTTTCCGCGTTTAATGCATTGAACGACACACACAAAGAACATCCCTTAGGGGACACACTCGGGAGCCGCGTCATGGGCTGGTTGACGGCACGCTACTAGCCCAGAGAACCGGACGACGATGCTGAACGTTTTGCCGGGCCATACTGATTCATCGATTGCAGAGCCTGTGATCTCTGCTCGGACGATACGATTATGATGCTTCTCGCCCGTACAAGCCGAAGAAAGACGAGCTTGCGCTCGTGGCATGCCTGGCTGGCGTCGTTTACCCTCATCGCTATTTTTTGCTCCGTCCCGACCAGGACACAGGCTGGAGGCGTGGAGATTGCCATTCTGAGATCGTCCGATCTGAAGGCCTACAATGATGCCGTTGAAGGATTCAAGACGACGGCGCCCGTCGGAACGACCTATACCGAATACGACCTGCGAGGCGACCTTGAACGGGGAAAGCAACTCGCCAGAAAACTCCGCGCGTCGGACACGGCGCTCGTGGTCGCGGTCGGCCTGAAAGCGGCATTGGCGGCCAAGCTGGAGATCGTGGACACTCCGGTCCTGTACATGATGATTCTCGACCCCTTGAAACATCGCCTCACCGCTGACAATATGACCGGAGTTCTACTGGAAATTCCGACGGACCGTCAGTTCAAGATCATGCGCACGTTCCTCCCCACCCTGCGCCGGATCGGCATGATGTACGACCCCGATAAGTCCGCGCCCAAGTTGAAGGAGGCGGCGGCGCGAGCCTCCGTCTATGAGTTTCGCTTGCAGGGGTTTCCGGTCGAGAATGAGAAAGATGTTCCACAGCAACTACGGACGCTCTTGTCCGAATCGGAAGCGTTGTGGCTCATTCCGGACTCGACCGTCCTGACGGACGAATCGATCCGCTTCATCCTCGAATCGGCAGTGGCCAAACAGGTTCCCGTCATCGGCTTTTCCTCCGAGCTGACGCGCCTTGGCGCCCTGCTCAGCATGTCGATCGACTACGGCGAAGTCGGCCGAGAAGCCGGTCTCCTCGCCAAACGTATCGTGAACGGCGAACAACGGCTCCCGCTCAATCCTGTCTCGGTCCAGCGGGTCAAAATCACGGTGAATCAGAAGACCGCGCGATATTTAGGCGTGACGATTCCCAAAGAGCTCGACAACCTGATCGACGAGACTTATTGAATGGACCAATCCATGCGCGACACCACGATCCAGGAGAAGCCGAATCCGGAACCCAGACCGACCGCGCGGTTCTTCGGCCTCCGCATGAAGTTCGTGGTCCT from Candidatus Nitrospira nitrificans includes these protein-coding regions:
- a CDS encoding TonB-dependent receptor plug domain-containing protein — protein: MARYHLTFLPACLSFVAIALSMLCPVAARPEDSKNKSGAPLDQGIPVELQLLKEEETVSIASRYEQPISQAPSNVYVITDEDIRQSGAVDLPTVLRRIPGMEIIQMSGADFNVSVRGDNQLLANKLLVLVDGRSIYIDAQGTTFLKMLPVTLPEIKRIEVLKGPASSIYGFNAFDGIINIITKSPEEMKGTTMQIGGGEFGTLTGSAIHAGRAGKWNYRLSAGEEQNQQWRNRDALAFRTYKFNAHTEYALTSDSTLKVSGGFLDNNRFDGPTFRGAVVLNSQFVLPYANIVYERPDFFVRAYWNQFNALSDILTDPLLAAFLRTTDKNGGTRLDFLGNTYNLEAQHTLEWGGHRLIYGLNYRLNTFSGNSITGASQENRLGMYVQDEWKVTDRFTVVAGARYDLHTEINPTISPRASLLYQLTPAHTLRASVSMGYRPPALFDTHEDLRVQFLPPSGVTANVPVRGSHNLHPEQIIAYDIGYQGWYFNHRVRLRTDLFLNHISDLIDTGGNPLTGFNNSNVGEADIFGGEAGVECMATSWLSGYANYTYQEVTQRGADRGAPRFKINAGARGLWENGLSAEINYFHVGSATYPIEGFYSLSPTPPNERVRSYDLLNLRAAYRFWQQPAAAGYLRDAEVAVSAFNALNDTHKEHPLGDTLGSRVMGWLTARY
- a CDS encoding ABC transporter substrate-binding protein; this encodes MMLLARTSRRKTSLRSWHAWLASFTLIAIFCSVPTRTQAGGVEIAILRSSDLKAYNDAVEGFKTTAPVGTTYTEYDLRGDLERGKQLARKLRASDTALVVAVGLKAALAAKLEIVDTPVLYMMILDPLKHRLTADNMTGVLLEIPTDRQFKIMRTFLPTLRRIGMMYDPDKSAPKLKEAAARASVYEFRLQGFPVENEKDVPQQLRTLLSESEALWLIPDSTVLTDESIRFILESAVAKQVPVIGFSSELTRLGALLSMSIDYGEVGREAGLLAKRIVNGEQRLPLNPVSVQRVKITVNQKTARYLGVTIPKELDNLIDETY